The following proteins are co-located in the Haloplanus sp. HW8-1 genome:
- a CDS encoding segregation and condensation protein A, which yields MTEHLPDDVDLPETDDDEVEPVELLVQMAEDGEIDPWDIDIVDVTDAFLDRLDGTDLRTSGRALFYASVLLRMKSDSVLDDGSEEEPEMEPWEVAMEGGEDSRSPHGPDPIDALDAELDRRLERKHARGSPETLDELVRELREAERNSWWKESRSYDTSGSPHGYDRGTQTLDYHAADDFREGGEPTEGDVTATTHTEDIETTIDTVRDTVRTHYDAGRAEVLFAEVRGAGGAPVDTFLALLFLAHRGEIHLRQDDLFGDLWIRDPSAPTVGDEAVAD from the coding sequence ATGACTGAGCACCTCCCGGACGACGTGGACCTCCCCGAGACCGACGACGACGAGGTCGAACCGGTCGAACTCCTCGTCCAGATGGCCGAGGACGGCGAGATCGACCCTTGGGACATCGACATCGTCGACGTGACCGACGCCTTCCTCGATCGCCTCGACGGGACGGACCTCCGCACGTCCGGTCGGGCGCTGTTCTACGCGAGCGTCCTCCTGCGGATGAAAAGCGACAGCGTCCTCGACGACGGAAGCGAGGAGGAGCCGGAGATGGAGCCGTGGGAGGTCGCCATGGAGGGCGGCGAGGACTCCCGGAGTCCCCACGGCCCGGACCCGATCGACGCGTTGGACGCCGAACTCGACCGGCGACTGGAGCGGAAACACGCCCGCGGATCGCCGGAGACGCTCGACGAACTCGTGCGCGAACTCCGGGAGGCCGAGCGGAACTCGTGGTGGAAGGAGTCCCGTTCCTACGACACGTCGGGGTCGCCCCACGGGTACGACCGCGGGACACAGACCCTCGACTACCACGCCGCCGACGACTTCCGGGAGGGTGGCGAACCGACCGAAGGCGACGTGACCGCCACGACCCACACCGAGGACATCGAGACGACCATCGACACCGTCCGGGACACCGTGCGCACCCACTACGACGCCGGCCGCGCCGAGGTGCTGTTCGCGGAGGTTCGGGGGGCGGGCGGCGCCCCGGTAGATACCTTCCTCGCCTTGCTCTTTCTGGCCCACCGTGGGGAGATCCATCTCCGGCAGGACGACCTGTTCGGGGACCTGTGGATCCGCGACCCGTCGGCGCCGACGGTCGGCGACGAGGCGGTCGCGGACTGA
- the smc gene encoding chromosome segregation protein SMC, whose protein sequence is MHITELVLDDFKSFGRKTRIPFYEDFTVITGPNGSGKSNIIDGVLFALGLARTRGIRAEKLTDLIYNPGHEDDAERSGPREASVTVVLDNGDGTLDRSQVVNAAGTEDVGDVDEIAIKRRVKETEDNYYSYYYLNGRSVNLSDIRDLLAQAGVTPEGYNVVMQGDVTEIINMSAGQRRGIIDEIAGVAEFDAKKEDAFEELDVVEERIDEADLRIEEKEDRLDQLEDERETALEYQSLREEKEEYEGYLKAAELEDKRASLERTEKRIEATEQELADRRDTLAEREAAVADLEDDLDALTREIERKGEDEQLRIKGEIEEIKGEIGRLEATIENQEEKIEAAEQERREAFVTLDRKTEKLDDLEAEQRSIKVEKASVKSDIEAKEAELAEVEAEIENVDTAFDELKEELAARKEELEEKKTERNDAQREKDRLLDEARRRSNRISEAQSELEAAHERIPDLKADRSDLHGELDRAERNREKIDSAIEELRAEKADLNEDLDEIEDDLRTKQNEYAELEARASRDGDDSWPRSVTTVLNAGIDGVHGAVGQLGSVDAEYATACETAAGGRLANVVVDDDGVGSTCIDHLKSRSAGRATFLPITEMDRRGLPREPSHPGVVDFARNLVDYDDRYAGVFSYVLGSTLVVEDMDTAREFMGDFRMVTLDGDLVEKSGAMTGGSGGGSRYSFTKSGKGKLERLAEEIESLEDDRRAVREEIRDVESRLDDARDRKADAAERVREVEAEIEDVDADIEAANAEIEELEAELADLREEREAVDERMGDREDRIATLDDEIEAIEADIAELEAELADSRVPELTERKEGIEADIAELDDRMDDLDARLNETGLEVEYTEEAIDDLEATIETAQNRKAKAQERIDEAESEIASHEETLEKKRAAIEELEDELGDLKAERRELQSDLREAKGTRDEAHDRVTEVESTVEDLEEDAERLRWEIDELESEVGDYDPEAIPDHEEVERNVERLEAAMQELEPVNMLAIDEYDEVQDALDDLQERRDTLVDERDAIEERIEAYESQKKATFMEAFDAIDEQFQDIFERLSAGTGELHLENGDDPFDGGLTMKAQPGDKPIQRLDAMSGGEKSLTALAFIFAIQRHNPAPFYALDEVDAFLDAANAERVGEMVDDLAGEAQFVVVSHRSALLDRSERAIGVTMQGDNVSAVTGIQLDDAPEVTADD, encoded by the coding sequence ATGCATATCACCGAGCTCGTACTCGACGATTTCAAGAGCTTCGGCCGGAAGACGCGGATCCCGTTTTACGAGGACTTCACCGTCATCACCGGTCCCAACGGCTCCGGCAAGAGCAACATCATCGACGGCGTCCTCTTCGCGCTCGGCCTGGCCCGAACCCGGGGCATCCGCGCCGAGAAGTTGACGGACCTCATCTACAACCCCGGTCACGAGGACGACGCGGAGCGGTCGGGCCCCCGCGAGGCAAGCGTCACCGTCGTCCTCGACAACGGCGACGGTACCCTCGACCGGTCGCAGGTGGTCAACGCTGCCGGCACCGAGGACGTCGGCGACGTGGACGAGATCGCGATCAAGCGACGGGTGAAAGAGACCGAGGACAACTACTACTCCTACTACTACCTCAACGGGCGGTCGGTCAACCTCTCGGACATCCGGGACCTGCTGGCGCAGGCGGGCGTGACCCCCGAGGGGTACAACGTCGTCATGCAGGGCGACGTGACCGAGATCATCAACATGTCCGCCGGGCAACGGCGCGGCATCATCGACGAGATCGCGGGCGTCGCGGAGTTCGACGCGAAAAAGGAGGACGCCTTCGAAGAACTCGACGTCGTCGAGGAGCGTATCGACGAGGCCGACCTCCGGATCGAGGAGAAGGAGGACCGCCTCGATCAGCTCGAAGACGAACGCGAGACGGCGCTGGAGTACCAGTCCCTCCGCGAGGAAAAAGAGGAGTACGAGGGATACCTGAAGGCCGCCGAACTGGAGGACAAGCGGGCGTCGCTGGAGCGCACCGAAAAGCGCATCGAGGCGACGGAGCAGGAACTCGCCGACCGGCGGGACACCCTGGCGGAGCGGGAGGCCGCCGTCGCGGATCTCGAAGACGACCTCGACGCCCTCACCCGCGAGATCGAGCGGAAAGGCGAGGACGAACAGCTCCGGATCAAAGGCGAGATCGAGGAGATCAAAGGCGAGATCGGCCGCCTCGAAGCGACCATCGAGAACCAGGAGGAGAAAATCGAGGCGGCCGAACAGGAACGCCGGGAGGCGTTCGTCACCCTCGATCGGAAGACGGAGAAACTCGACGACCTGGAAGCGGAGCAGCGATCGATCAAAGTGGAAAAGGCGTCGGTCAAAAGCGACATCGAGGCGAAAGAGGCGGAACTCGCCGAGGTCGAGGCCGAGATCGAAAACGTCGACACCGCGTTCGACGAACTCAAAGAGGAACTCGCGGCGCGCAAGGAGGAACTGGAGGAAAAGAAGACCGAACGCAACGACGCCCAGCGCGAGAAGGACCGCCTGCTCGACGAGGCGCGTCGTCGCTCCAACCGCATCAGCGAGGCCCAGTCGGAGCTCGAAGCCGCCCACGAGCGGATTCCGGACCTGAAGGCCGACCGCTCGGACCTGCACGGCGAACTCGACCGCGCGGAGCGGAACCGCGAGAAGATCGACTCGGCCATCGAGGAGTTGCGCGCGGAGAAGGCGGACCTGAACGAGGACCTCGACGAAATCGAGGACGACCTCCGCACCAAGCAAAACGAGTACGCGGAACTCGAGGCACGCGCGAGCCGCGACGGCGACGACTCCTGGCCGCGCTCGGTGACGACGGTCCTGAACGCGGGCATCGACGGCGTCCACGGCGCGGTCGGTCAGTTGGGGAGCGTCGACGCCGAGTACGCCACCGCCTGTGAGACCGCGGCTGGCGGCCGTCTGGCGAACGTCGTCGTCGACGACGACGGCGTCGGATCGACCTGTATCGACCACCTCAAATCGCGGTCGGCGGGACGGGCGACCTTTCTCCCCATCACCGAGATGGATCGGCGGGGACTCCCCCGCGAGCCGTCGCATCCGGGCGTCGTCGACTTCGCACGGAACCTCGTCGATTACGACGACCGCTACGCCGGGGTCTTCTCCTACGTTCTCGGATCGACGCTCGTCGTCGAGGACATGGACACCGCCCGTGAGTTCATGGGCGACTTCCGGATGGTGACCCTCGACGGCGACCTCGTCGAGAAGAGCGGCGCGATGACCGGCGGCTCCGGCGGCGGGTCGCGGTACTCCTTCACGAAAAGCGGGAAGGGGAAACTCGAACGCCTGGCCGAGGAGATCGAGAGTCTAGAGGACGACCGCCGGGCGGTCCGCGAGGAAATCCGCGACGTGGAGTCACGACTGGACGACGCCCGCGACCGCAAGGCCGACGCGGCCGAGCGGGTCCGCGAGGTCGAAGCGGAGATCGAGGACGTCGACGCCGACATCGAGGCGGCCAACGCCGAGATCGAGGAGCTGGAGGCGGAACTCGCCGATCTTCGCGAGGAGCGCGAGGCGGTCGACGAGCGGATGGGTGACCGCGAGGACCGCATCGCGACGCTCGACGACGAGATCGAGGCCATCGAAGCCGACATCGCGGAGCTGGAGGCGGAACTCGCGGACTCTCGGGTGCCCGAACTCACCGAGCGCAAGGAGGGGATCGAGGCCGACATCGCGGAGTTGGACGACCGGATGGACGACCTCGACGCCCGTCTCAACGAGACGGGACTGGAGGTCGAGTACACCGAAGAGGCCATCGACGACCTCGAAGCCACCATCGAGACGGCCCAGAACCGCAAGGCCAAAGCCCAAGAGCGGATCGACGAGGCCGAGTCCGAGATCGCGTCCCACGAGGAGACCCTCGAGAAGAAGCGGGCGGCCATCGAGGAGTTGGAGGACGAACTCGGGGATCTGAAAGCCGAGCGACGGGAGTTGCAGTCCGACCTCCGCGAGGCGAAAGGGACACGCGACGAGGCGCACGACCGGGTGACCGAGGTGGAATCGACAGTCGAGGACCTCGAAGAGGACGCCGAGCGCCTGCGCTGGGAGATCGACGAACTCGAGAGTGAGGTCGGCGACTACGACCCCGAGGCGATCCCGGACCACGAGGAGGTCGAACGGAACGTCGAGCGCCTCGAAGCCGCGATGCAGGAGCTAGAGCCCGTGAACATGCTCGCGATCGACGAGTACGACGAGGTGCAGGACGCCCTCGACGATCTGCAGGAGCGCCGTGACACGCTCGTCGACGAGCGCGACGCCATCGAGGAGCGTATCGAGGCCTACGAATCCCAGAAGAAGGCGACGTTCATGGAGGCGTTCGACGCCATCGACGAACAGTTCCAGGACATCTTCGAGCGGCTGTCGGCGGGGACCGGCGAACTCCACCTCGAAAACGGGGATGATCCCTTCGACGGCGGCCTGACGATGAAGGCCCAACCGGGGGATAAACCCATCCAGCGACTGGACGCGATGAGCGGCGGCGAGAAGTCCCTGACCGCCCTCGCTTTCATCTTCGCCATCCAGCGACACAACCCCGCACCCTTCTACGCGCTGGACGAGGTGGACGCCTTCCTCGATGCGGCCAACGCCGAGCGGGTGGGCGAGATGGTCGACGATCTGGCCGGCGAGGCACAGTTCGTCGTCGTCTCGCACCGCTCGGCGCTGCTCGACCGCTCGGAACGTGCGATCGGCGTCACGATGCAGGGTGACAACGTGAGCGCGGTCACGGGGATCCAGCTCGACGACGCTCCGGAGGTGACGGCGGATGACTGA